One window of Paroedura picta isolate Pp20150507F chromosome 2, Ppicta_v3.0, whole genome shotgun sequence genomic DNA carries:
- the LOC143828692 gene encoding olfactory receptor 5AR1-like encodes MRDLAKVNNSAITEFILRGFTDTPQMQLPLFVMFLFIYTITVVANLGMITLICAEPQLHNPMYFFLGNLSFVDLFYSSVIASKTLTNLLADNKKISFGACALQLYLFACFADVECVILAVMAYDRYVAICNPLLYTVVISKKVCKHLIAVAYIIGTVDAIIHTCNTFLITFCNSNIINHFFCDIPPILELSCSDTFINEIVLFIFVGYIEAGSIGMILVSYFYIVITILRMRSAESRRKAFSTCASHLTAVGIFHGTILFMYFRPSSSYTMDQDKWSSVFYTIVIPMLNPLIYSLRNKDVKQALTKALGNKGLLKGSDMDSQ; translated from the coding sequence ATGCGTGATTTGGCAAAAGTAAATAACTCAGCAATAACAGAGTTCATTCTTCGGGGATTCACAGATACACCCCAAATGCAGCTACCTCTTTTTGTTATGTTCCTATTTATTTATACCATCACTGTAGTAGCAAATCTTGGGATGATTACCTTAATCTGTGCTGAACCCCAGCTTCACAACCCTATGTACTTTTTCCTGGGAAATTTGTCCTTTGTTGACCTCTTCTACTCTTCAGTAATTGCCTCTAAAACATTGACTAATCTTTTAGCTGACAATAAAAAAATTTCATTCGGTGCCTGTGCTCTGCAGCTATACTTATTTGCATGCTTTGCAGATGTAGAGTGTGTTATACTAGCTGTGATGGCCTATGACCGGTATGTGGCTATCTGCAATCCATTACTCTATACAGTTGTTATATCCAAGAAGGTCTGCAAACACCTAATAGCTGTAGCATACATCATAGGCACAGTGGATGCAATTATACACACCTGCAACACATTCCTGATAACATTCTGCAATTCCAATATAATCAATCATTTTTTCTGTGATATACCACCCATTTTAGAGCTCTCCTGCTCCGACACCTTTATCAATGAGATTGTGCTGTTTATCTTTGTTGGCTACATTGAAGCAGGCAGCATTGGAATGATTCTCGTTTCCTATTTTTACATTGTAATCACAATCCTGAGAATGCGCTCAGCTGAAAGCAGACGTAAAGCCTTTTCCACTTGTGCCTCCCACCTGACAGCCGTTGGAATATTTCATGGAACAATACTTTTCATGTATTTCCGACCCAGCTCCAGCTACACAATGGACCAAGACAAATGGTCCTCAGTATTCTATACAATAGTCATCCCCATGCTCAACCCTCTGATCTACAGCCTCAGGAACAAAGACGTGAAACAAGCCCTGACCAAAGCACTTGGTAACAAAGGGCTTTTGAAAGGAAGTGATATGGACTCACAGTAG